A single window of Papio anubis isolate 15944 chromosome 8, Panubis1.0, whole genome shotgun sequence DNA harbors:
- the NEFL gene encoding neurofilament light polypeptide: MSSFSYEPYYSTSYKRRYVETPRVHISSVRSGYSTARSAYSSYSAPVSSSLSVRRSYSSSSGSLMPSLENLDLSQVAAISNDLKSIRTQEKAQLQDLNDRFASFIERVHELEQQNKVLEAELLVLRQKHSEPSRFRALYEQEIRDLRLAAEDATNEKQALQGEREGLEETLRNLQARYEEEVLSREDAEGRLMEARKGADEAALARAELEKRIDSLMDEIAFLKKVHEEEIAELQAQIQYAQISVEMDVSKPDLSAALKDIRAQYEKLAAKNMQNAEEWFKSRFTVLTESAAKNTDAVRAAKDEVSESRRLLKAKTLEIEACRGMNEALEKQLQELEDKQNADISAMQDTINKLENELRTTKSEMARYLKEYQDLLNVKMALDIEIAAYRKLLEGEETRLSFTSVGSITSGYSQSSQVFGRSAYGGLQTSSYLMSTRSFPSYYTSHVQEEQIEVEETIEAAKAEEAKDEPPSEGEAEEEEKDKEEAEEEETAEEEEAAKEESEEAKEEEEGGEGEEGEETKEAEEEEKKVEGAGEEQAAKKKD, encoded by the exons ATGAGTTCCTTCAGCTACGAGCCGTACTACTCGACCTCCTACAAGCGGCGCTACGTGGAGACGCCCCGGGTGCACATCTCCAGCGTGCGCAGCGGCTACAGCACCGCGCGCTCCGCTTACTCCAGCTACTCGGCGCCGGTGTCTTCCTCGCTGTCCGTGCGCCGCAGCTACTCGTCCAGCTCTGGATCGTTGATGCCCAGCCTGGAGAACCTCGACCTGAGCCAGGTAGCCGCCATCAGCAACGACCTCAAGTCGATCCGCACGCAGGAGAAGGCGCAGCTCCAGGACCTCAATGACCGCTTCGCCAGCTTCATCGAGCGCGTACACGAGCTGGAGCAGCAGAACAAGGTCCTGGAAGCCGAGCTGCTGGTGCTGCGCCAGAAGCACTCCGAGCCATCCCGCTTCCGGGCGCTGTACGAGCAGGAGATCCGCGACCTGCGCCTGGCGGCGGAAGATGCTACCAACGAGAAGCAGGCGCTCCAGGGCGAGCGCGAAGGGCTGGAAGAGACCCTTCGCAACCTGCAGGCACGCTATGAAGAGGAAGTGCTGAGCCGCGAGGACGCCGAGGGCCGGCTGATGGAAGCGCGCAAAGGCGCCGACGAGGCGGCGCTCGCTCGCGCCGAGCTCGAAAAGCGCATCGACAGCTTGATGGACGAAATCGCTTTTCTGAAGAAAGTGCACGAAGAGGAGATCGCCGAGCTGCAGGCGCAGATCCAGTACGCGCAGATCTCCGTGGAGATGGACGTGTCCAAGCCCGACCTCTCCGCTGCGCTCAAGGACATCCGCGCGCAGTACGAGAAGCTGGCCGCCAAGAACATGCAGAATGCTGAGGAGTGGTTCAAGAGCCGCTTCACCGTGCTGACCGAGAGCGCCGCCAAGAACACTGACGCCGTGCGCGCAGCCAAGGACGAGGTGTCCGAGAGCCGTCGTCTGCTCAAGGCCAAGACCCTGGAGATCGAAGCATGCCGGGGCATGAACGAAGCGCTGGAGAAGCAGCTGCAGGAGCTGGAGGACAAGCAGAACGCCGACATCAGCGCTATGCAG GACACGatcaacaaattagaaaatgaattgAGGACCACAAAGAGTGAAATGGCACGATACCTAAAAGAATATCAAGACCTCCTCAACGTGAAGATGGCTTTGGATATTGAGATTGCAGCTTACAG GAAACTCTTGGAAGGTGAGGAGACCCGACTCAGTTTCACCAGCGTGGGAAGCATAACCAGTGGCTACTCCCAGAGCTCCCAGGTCTTTGGCCGATCTGCCTACGGTGGTTTACAGACCAGCTCCTATCTGATGTCCACTCGCTCCTTCCCGTCCTACTACACCAGCCATGTCCAAGAGGAGCAGATTGAAGTGGAGGAAACCATTGAGGCTGCCAAGGCTGAGGAAGCCAAGGATGAGCCCCCCTCTGAAGGAGAAGccgaggaggaggagaaggacaaGGAAGAGGCCGAGGAAGAGGAGACAGCTGAAGAGGAAGAAG CTGCCAAGGAAGAGTCtgaagaagcaaaagaagaagaagaaggaggtgaAGGTGAAGAAGGAGAGGAAACCAAAGAAgctgaagaggaggagaagaaagttgAAGGTGCTGGGGAGGAACAAGCAGCTAAGAAGAAAGATTGA